Genomic segment of Triticum aestivum cultivar Chinese Spring chromosome 6A, IWGSC CS RefSeq v2.1, whole genome shotgun sequence:
CCGATCTCGGTACGTGCTGCACGCATATGCTTGTATACAATAGCTTGTGCTGGATCAGAACCACTCGCAAACTTTGCTAGTTTCCGAAAATCGTATATCATGTTCCTCTCCCTTATCTGCTTCTTTGATTGAGGAGGCATTTCATCCGGTTTCTCATAACCAGTCCCTGGCGCACTAGGTACAGCAGTAGGTGTCCACCGTCTTAGCAGGTACCTTTCCGGTATGACATCAACGCCAACATGGGTGAACACCTTGAGGATGTGGCAACAGAGGATGCCGTCCTTGTCCATTTTACAACACTCACACAAATAGGAACGCTCCTCCACCCTTGCCTGCACCAAGTAGTTTCGAGAACCATATTTCGCAACAAATTCCTGGTTCGGTCTGAGCTCAAACACATCAGCACCAACTTGGAATGCATTATAACGTCCAATCAGCTCAAACTCTTCTCTAAACTTGCGGTAAAGGTCTCTAGTATAGGTTTTGTAAGCTTGCTTCTCTATTGGGAAGTTGGACCACAACTCAATCTCAAGGTGTTGTGTCCTGTAATCATtgcagccttccttggcaaggatgtggttctgtattttttcatattgcttgacgaagttcaacattgagttgtgtgggttcacatatcttttgaggacggcgttgaacCCCTCACTACGCTGTGTAGACTGGAGGAAGGGAAAGAACCTGTGTTTGAAGTAGCACGGCACCCAAGTTGACCTGTATTCGTACAACTTCTCAAAGTGCGTGTGTGCCATAGCCTCATACTTGATCATTAACCCAGCCCAATTCTGCTCAAACTCGTctatagtgaagctgaagtcaacaCACTTGTTGAAATCATCAGAGAGTCCTGGATTCCGGCACAGCAACCAACCAACCTTTTCCTGAGCCTTTTTCATGATGTGCCATCGACAACAACGGtgcacggtggttggaaagatgctctgtattgactgcctcatcgcaccatcctgatcggtgatgaagttgtcatgaggtttgccatccatagcctctaggaatgctccaaagacccaatcaaagctcgatgccaactcctgcctcacaaatgcgcaacccagcatgaaagattggccatgttggtttattcctatgaagggcgcgaacggcatattgtacaagttggtcatgtaggtggtgtcaaacgatatgcaatcgtggtacgcctccacataagcttttcgagctaagccgtccacccaaaatatgttgacaactctgtcctcttcatcatatttcaccttatagaagaagtctggatcggttttttgtatatccttgaagtgcgcaattgtctcaatcagatcaccctcctttgtgtcatctctacggaaacttgtacaaagatttgttattgcctttggtccgaacggcaccatcatctcagatccatagaactctgccattacatgcatcattcgtcctgcataatacaaaaacaaaCAGTATATCCTTTTTTTAGTTGCACAAATGCGCACATCCAGCTGCACAGTAATAGGACACGTGTTGGCACAGAAGATAATCACAGGAAATGGACACCTAGCTGCACCTTTTTAAAAACACTTTGCAGTTTTTGCATACAGGACATTGTGTATTTGCACAGTAAAGACAATCTAGTTGCACAAGAAGCACCCAAAGTGATATATAAAAAGCATGGGAAGTTGGACAGCAGTTGCATAGTTAAGCCATTTCAGTTGCACAGTAGTACCATAACAGTTGCACACTGGACTGCCTAGAGGGAAACTTAATTCTTCAAGGGATATAGAAAAACACCACACCTGTAGTCAAGTTGCAGTTATACAAGATGCGCAGAAACTCCTTTTCATCAGgtgagatgccttggtgggatctcaagtatTTGGACAATGAAGGTTTGTTCACGAGCGGATGATTGTGGTCACGAACAAAGTGCGTCACCTCCCATCGCCCATCTATCAGCTTCACCAACATTTTCACCTTGCATTCAGTCTGCTTTATTGTCTCACGtttgcgcttcttcttcttcttactagtACCAGCATCCTCTTCAGCAAATATTGGAGGTtcttcttccatctcctcatcactgttAACAGATGTTGGATCTGGAATAGGGTCCAGGTAAGGAGGAGCCTCAGCTCCTCCAtcatcagctttgggcttcttgaacTTGTTGCAGCAAAACTGTTGTTTTATCAATTCATTGGTGCGGGGTGTCCGTCTAGAGGTGTTCATCTTGATAGAGAAACCCATCCGTAGTGCGTAACTGTTGTAGtgatccttagcaatttgaaggctgtcaaacctcatgccaacatagggttccataggttgagaaccagcctcatcctctccttcttctaCTTGCACAACTCTGTCAAAAGCCCCAGCTTCTAGCTCAGTCCTGGTTGGACCAGGAACATTTGCCTCGGTTCCTGTGTCATCAAGAGTATGGCTCTCTGACTGCAAAGACATCACTACAGGGGCACCACGGGTTGATGACTGGCCTGCCACATTGTCATGGCCCGTAGGGTTACCATCACGACTTGCCTGCGTGTAGTAAACAGACCGACCATTTTCTGTGCAGTTTCCTTGTTCTATGCTGGGTTGCTGCTGATCCATATCATGAGGAAGCTCATTGAGATCTGGAGGCAACTCATTGAGATCAAgcattttttcccttgtttttggatGCTGCCACACACTCCCTGCacatataaaaaaagaagaaattGATGCCATCAGTTGGTAACCACAGAAAAACTGTGTTTCAAAACAAcctaaatgttggaaatatgccctagaggcaataataaattgattattattatatttccttgttcatgataatcgtttattatccatgctagaattgtattgataggaaactcagatacatgtgtggatacatagacaacaccatgtccctagtaagcctctagttgactagctcgttaatcaatagatggttacggtttcctgaccatggacattggatgtcgttgataacgggatcacatcattaggagaatgatgtgatggacaagacccaatcctaagcctagcacaagatcatgtagttcgtatgctaaagcttttctaatgtcaagtatcatttccttagaccatgagattgtgcaactcccggataccgtaggagtgctttgggtgtgccaaacgtcacaacgtaactgggtggctataaaggtacactacgggtatctctgaaagtgtctgttgggttggcacgaatcgagattgggattttatcactccgtgtaaacggagaggtatctctgggcccactcggtaggacatcatcataatgtgcacaatgtgaccaaggggttgatcacgggatgatgtgttacggaacgagtaaagagacttgccggtaacgagattgaacaaggtatcggtataccgacgatcgaatctcgggcaagtaccataccgctagacaaagggaattgtatacgggattgattgagtccttgacatcgtggttcatccgatgagatcatcgtggaacatgtgggagccaacatgggtatccagatcccgctgttggttattgaccagagaacgtctcggtcatgtctgcatgtctcccgaacccgtagggtctacacacttaaggttcgatgacgctagggttataaaggaagtttgtatgtggttaccgaatgttgttcggagtcccggatgagatcccggacgtcacgaggagttccggaatggtccttaggtaaagatttatatataggaagtcctgtttcggccacgggacaagtttcggggtcatcggtattgtaccgggaccaccggaagggtcccgggggcccaccgggtggggccacctgccccggggggccacatgggctgtagggggtgcgccttggcctacatgggccaagggcaccagcccctagaggcccatgcgccaagataaaggaaaaaaggggagagtcctaaagggggaaggcacctccgaggtgccttggggaggatggactcctcccccctccttagccgcaccccttccttggaggagggggcaaggctgcgcctcccccctctcccctgcccctatatatagtggaggggagggagggcatccatacctgagcccttggcgcctccctccctcccgtgacacctcctcctctcccgtaggtgcttagcgaagccctgcaggattgccatgctcctccatcaccaccacgccgttgtgctgctgctggatggagtcttcctcaacctctccctctctccttgctggatcaaggcgtgggagacatcgtcgagctgtacgtgtgttgaacgcggaggtgccgtccgttcggcactaggatcatcggtgatctgaatcacgacgagtacgactccatcaaccccgttcacttgaacgcttccgcttagcgatctacaagggtatgtagatgcactctcccttctactcgttgctggtctctccatagatagatcttggtgattcgtaggaaaatttttgaatttctgctacgttcccctacaNNNNNNNNNNNNNNNNNNNNNNNNNNNNNNNNNNNNNNNNNNNNNNNNNNNNNNNNNNNNNNNNNNNNNNNNNNNNNNNNNNNNNNNNNNNNNNNNNNNNNNNNNNNNNNNNNNNNNNNNNNNNNNNNNNNNNNNNNNNNNNNNNNNNNNNNNNNNNNNNNNNNNNNNNNNNNNNNNNNNNNNNNNNNNNNNNNNNNNNNNNNNNNNNNNNNNNNNNNNNNNNNNNNNNNNNNNNNNNNNNNNNNNNNNNNNNNNNNNNNNNNNNNNNNNNNNNNNNNNNNNNNNNNNNNNNNNNNNNNNNNNNNNNNNNNNNNNNNNNNNNNNNNNNNNNNNNNNNNNNNNNNNNNNNNNNNNNNNNNNNNNNNNNNNNNNNNNNNNNNNNNNNNNNNNNNNNNNNNNNNNNNNNNNNNNNNNNNNNNNNNNNNNNNNNNNNNNNNNNNNNNNNNNNNNNNNNNNNNNNNNNNNNNNNNNNNNNNNNNNNNNNNNNNNNNNNNNNNNNNNNNNNNNNNNNNNNNNNNNNNNNNNNNNNNNNNNNNNNNNNNNNNNNNNNNNNNNNNNNNNNNNNNNNNNNNNNNNNNNNNNNNNNNNNNNNNNNNNNNNNNNNNNNNNNNNNNNNNNNNNNNNNNNNNNNNNNNNNNNNNNNNNNNNNNNNNNNNNNNNNNNNNNNNNNNNNNNNNNNNNNNNNNNNNNNNNNNNNNNNNNNNNNNNNNNNNNNNNNNNNNNNNNNNNNNNNNNNNNNNNNNNNNNNNNNNNNNNNNNNNNNNNNNNNNNNNNNNNNNNNNNNNNNNNNNNNNNNNNNNNNNNNNNNNNNNNNNNNNNNNNNNNNNNNNNNNNNNNNNNNNNNNNNNNNNNNNNNNNNNNNNNNNNNNNNNNNNNNNNNNNNNNNNNNNNNNNNNNNNNNNNNNNNNNNNNNNNNNNNNNNNNNNNNNNNNNNNNNNNNNNNNNNNNNNNNNNNNNNNNNNNNNNNNNNNNNNNNNNNNNNNNNNNNNNNNNNNNNNNNNNNNNNNNNNNNNNNNNNNNNNNNNNNNNNNNNNNNNNNNNNNNNNNNNNNNNNNNNNNNNNNNNNNNNNNNNNNNNNNNNNNNNNNNNNNNNNNNNNNNNNNNNNNgatgatgatcatggagccccgaagatggagatcaaaaggagcaaagtgatgatggccatatcatgtcactatttgattgcatgtgatgtttatcatgtttatacatcttatttgcttagaacaacggtagtaaataagatgatcccttacaacaatttcaagaagtgttctcccctaactgtgcaccgttgcgacagttcgctgtttcaaaacatcacgtgatgatcgggtgttttattcagacgttcaaatacaacgggtgttgacgagcctagcatgtacagacatggcctcggaacacacgcgaaacacttagggttaacttgacgagcctagcatgtacagacatggcctcggaacacggagaccgaaaggtcgaacatgagtcgtatagaagatacgatcaacatgaagatgttcaccgatgatgactagtccgtctcacgtgatgatcggacacggcctagtttgactcggatcatgtaatcacttagatgactagagggatgtctatctgagtgggagttcataagatgaacttatttatcctgaacatagtcaaaaggtttttgcaaattatgtcgtagctcatgctatagttctactgtttagatatgttccaagagaaaatatagttgaaagttgatagtagcgattatgcggacagtagaaagcttatgtccttaatgcaccgctcagtgtgctgaaccccaaacgtcgtttgtacacgttttgataactacgtgatagttcagtgaaacggtttagagttgaggcaccaaagacgtgtttcgaaatgtcgcggaacatacgagatgtttcgagggctgaaattgggatttcaggctcgtgcccacgtcaagaggtataagacctccgatgactttcttaacctgcaaactaaggagaaaagcttaattgttgagcttgtgctcagattgtctgagtacaacaatcatttgaatcgagtgggagttgatcttccagataagacagtgatggttctccaaagtcattgccaccaagctgttagagcttcgtgatgaactataacatatcagggatagatatgatgatccttgaggtgttcgcgatgtttgacaccgcgaaagtagaaatcaagaaggagcatcaattgttgatggttggtgaaacccctagtttcaagaagggcaagggcaagaagggatacttcatgaaacggcaaatcagctgctgctctagtgaagaaacccaaggtaaaacccaaacccgagactaagtgcttctgtaataaggggaacaaccactagagcagaattaccctagatacttggtagataagaaggctggcaaggtcgatagaagtatattggatatacattgtgttaatgtgtactttgctagtactcctagtagcaccagggtattagataccggttcggttgctaagtgttagtaactcgaaataaaggctacggaatgaaacggagactagctaaaggtgagctgacgatatgtgttggaagtttttccaagcttgatatgatcaagcatcgcacgctccctctaccaaagagattggtgttaaacctaaataattgttatttggtgtttgcgttgagcatagacatgattggattacgtctatcgcaatacggttattcatttaaggagaataatggttactctgtttatttgaataataccttcaatggtcttacacctaaaatgaatggtttattaaatctcgatcgtagtgatacacatgttcatgccaaaagatagtaatgatagtaccacctacttgtggcactgccacgtaagtcatatcggtataaaatgcatgaagaagctccatattgatggatctttgggctcactcgtttttgaaaagtttgagacatgcgaaccatgtctattggtgtatatgcatgaagaaactccatgcaaatggactgttttgactcacttgattttgaatcacttgggacatgcaaatcataccacatgggcaagatgactgaaaagcctcgttttcagtaagatggaacaagatagcaacttgttggaagtaatacattttgatgtgtacagtccaatgagtgctgaggcatgtagtggatattgttatgttcttacttcacagataatttgagtggatgttgagtacatttacttgatgaatcatgagtctgaattattgaaaggttcaagtaatttcagggtgaagttgaaagatcgtcgtgacaagaggataaaatatctatgatatgatcatagagatgaatatctgaattacgagtttggcacagaattaagacattgtggaaattgtttcacaactaatacagcctggaacaccatagtgtgatggtgtgtccgaacatcataactacaccctattggatatgatgcataccatgatgtctcttatcgaattaccacgatagtttatgggttaggcattagagacaaccacattcactttaaatagggcaccacgtaattccgatgagatgacaccgtatgaactatggtttagagaaacctaagctgtcatttcttaaaagtttggggctgcgacgcttatgtgaaaaagtttcaggctgataagctcgaacccaaagcggataaatgcatcttctgttggaaatatgccctagaggcaataataaaagtattattattatatttccttgttcatgataattgtcttttattcatgctataactgtattatccggaaatcgtaatacacgtgtgaatacatagaccacaatatgtccctagtgagcctctagttgactagctcgttgtgatcaacagatagtcatggtttcctggctatggacattggatgtcgttgataacgggatcacatcattaggagaatgatgtgatggacaagacccaatcctaagactagcacaaaagatcgtgtagttcatttgccagagctttgccaatgtcaagtatctcttccttcgaccatgagagcgtgtaactcctggataccgtaggagtgctttgggtgtatcaaacgtcacaacgtaactgggtgactataaaggtgcactacaggtatctccgaaagtatctattgttttatgcggatcgagactgggatttgtcactccgtgtaaacggagaggtatctctgggcccactcggtaggacatcatcatatgcgcaatgtgaccaaggagttgatcacgggatgatgtgttacggaacgagtaaagagacttgccggtaacgagattgaacaaggtataaggataccgacgatcgaatctcgggcaagtacaataccgctagacaaagggaattgtatacgggattgattaagtccttgacatcgtggttcatccgatgagatcatcgtggaacatgtgggagccatcatgggtatccagatcccgctgttggttattgaccggagaacgtctcggtcatctctgcatgtctcccgaacccgtagggtctacacacgtaaggttcgatgacgctagggttataaaggaagtttgtatgtggttaccgaatgttgttcggagtcccagatgagatcccggacgtcacgaggagttccggaatggtccggaggtaaagatttatatatgggaagtcctattttggccactgaaaaatgttcgggttttttttcggtattgtaccggaaaggttctagaaggttccggagtggggcccacctgcatggggggacccacatgaacgtgggtagtgggggaaaggccccacacccctggtcaaggcgcaccaagatccccccttagaaggaataagatcatatcccaaagggataagatcaagatccctaaaaaggggggatagcaatcggtggggaaggaaatgatgggatttctttcctctcacctttgccaacgccccaatggacttggagggcaagaaaccagccccctccacccctatatatagtggggaggcgcatgggagcttcgaccttgcccctggcgcaaccctccctctcccaagtgctcctcctctctcgcggtgcttggcgaagccctgcaggattgccacgctcctctaccaccaccacgccattgtgctgctgttggatggggtcttcctcaacctctccctctctccttgctggatcaaggcataggagacgtcaccgggctgtacgtgtgttgaacgcggaggtgtcgtccgttcggcactaggatcatcggtgatttgaatcacgacgagtacgactccatcaaccccattcacttgaacgcttccgcttagcgatctacaagggtatgtagatgcactctctttctactcgttgctggtctctccatagatagatcttggt
This window contains:
- the LOC123130365 gene encoding protein FAR1-RELATED SEQUENCE 5-like, with protein sequence MRQSIQSIFPTTVHRCCRWHIMKKAQEKVGWLLCRNPGLSDDFNKCVDFSFTIDEFEQNWAGLMIKYEAMAHTHFEKLYEYRSTWVPCYFKHRFFPFLQSTQRSEGFNAVLKRYVNPHNSMLNFVKQYEKIQNHILAKEGCNDYRTQHLEIELWSNFPIEKQAYKTYTRDLYRKFREEFELIGRYNAFQVGADVFELRPNQEFVAKYGSRNYLVQARVEERSYLCECCKMDKDGILCCHILKVFTHVGVDVIPERYLLRRWTPTAVPSAPGTGYEKPDEMPPQSKKQIRERNMIYDFRKLAKFASGSDPAQAIVYKHMRAARTEIGHLNKSKKMKKPTAATGPSDDGNPRGPPPPPGSNQGAHHPVMHMCDVNTQGPPPPPGCTRHPPPPPPPHAPPNGPTGSTQGARRLGNYLPPTPHQTRSVTPIAHIMVLSCTEQAT